TGGGTCGTTTTGGCGATGGGTGTTGGTTCGTGAGGGTGCCAGCCAACGAACAAGAGGGCTTGCCGAACAGTGGATTTCATTCCTGATGCCATCCCGAAAAAGTTCAACCGGTGTCCTCTCGCCCCGACTTTTCGCGAAATCCAGCCCTGCGGCGAGCAATTCGGGGGGATTTCTGCTTCGATGCCATGAATTCGGCATCTTCTCTCGGCGTAACATCCAGTTCAAAAAAGTTGCCGGCTTGGCCAGTTCATACTTCGGCCAACCCGGCAACTGCTGGCCGCAGTCTGGTGATTCAAACGGTGATTGACAAGCTGCGAACCGGCCGGTCACGGCCAGCGCAATCTGTTGGGAGATCGCGACTTGTGCGCGGATTGCAGCAAGTACGGGCATCGACAGTGAATCGACGGTGAAGGAAATGACGCTTAGACGAATGGACAACGTCCTCATCGTTGTCGACGATCTCGAAGCCACCAAGGCGTTCTTCATCGAACTGGGTCTCAAGCTCGAGGGAGAGACGACCGTCGAGGGGCCTCTGGTCGGCAGACTGATTGGGCTCAACGATGTCCGGGCCACTCTCGCGATGATGCGGACTCCCGATGGACAGGGCATTGAGCTGGACAAGTTTCATACGCCCAGCGCGATCAGGTTTGGGCCGGTGGACGCGCCGGTAAACACGCTGGGCATCCGTCGCATTATGTTCGCTGTCGATGACATCGACGCTGTGGTTGCGCGAATGTGCGCCCGCGGTGCCGAGCTCATTGGCGAAATGCAGTACGAGGACACGTATCGGCTTGCCTACATCCGCGGGCCTGAAGGCATCATTGTCGCGCTGGCAGAGCAGTTCGGGTAACGTGTACCCAGCCTATGACCACGCGCTGCGGCGAACACGGCCATCGCGTCACTGTTGCTATCCGAGCATTCCGCAAGCTGTGTCCCAAGTCTGGGTCGTTTTGGCGAGCAGGCATTTGATTCCTTGGCAGACTTTCGACACGTTTGTGCGTTCCGAATCCATACGCCGACCGCAACAGGCTCAACTGGTGTCGTGTCGCCCCGACGCTTTCGCGAAGCCCTGGGGTTCGCGCATCAGGCCGGTCGGTCGGCCGATGCCGCTGTCGATTTGACTCGAGGATTTCGCTGCGTCTACGTTTTCTGTTCTGTGCGATGGCCACTCGGCAAGCTTGCCGAACCGAGGACCGCTCGCTCCGGGACACAGATCGCAACCGCAACGAGCGCCACCACATGTCCAAGGCCGCGGGGACCGTCGGGGTATCGGATCACGGTGGATGGGCGGTGTTCGTCACGGCGGCTGCCGACGGAACGCTACTGGATCGCCGCCGGGTCGAGCTGGTCGATGACGACTTGCCGAAGATCCCCCACCACTGCGAGGCGCAATCGCTTCCGCTCGACGAGGCAGTGGCCTTGGTGGAACGGGTGCGGGAGTCGGCCGTACGGAACGCTCGGCTCGCACTCGACGCCGTGGCGGCGACAATGCCTGGGCGCATACGCGGAATCGCGCTGCGTCAGTGCCCCGAGCTACCGCCGACCGTTGCCGAACGGATTCGCGACTACCGCGCGCAGAATGTCGCCGACTGGGTGATGTACCGCCAGTCGCTTGCCAGCGCGGCCGCGGGCCGCGGCTGGGCGGTCCACTGGTATGACAGGAAGCAGGTGCTCGAGGCCATGCAGGTGGCGCTGCGGATCAGCGACCTCGATGCCTACTTCCGGAACCTGAGAAGGTCCATCGGTCCGCCCTGGGACAAAGATCATCAGACGGCCATGGCCGCAGCGATCGCTTCGTTTCGGGTTGGATAAGCAGAGGGGCGACCGGATTCCAACAGGGCCAGGCGACGGTCGTCGCAGGAGCAGACCAAGTAGGTTCAATCGATTGCAGCTCTCGCGTTGTGTTGGCCCCAGCATCGGCAATCACATCGAATAGCGCTACTCGCCCAGCGACCGCGCGATTGTCCGAACGGCGCGGACAGGAGTAATCTTTCCGTCGAAGGAAACCGCGAACCCTGCGGCTGTTTGTGAGGCAGGCCTGTGTCGGGGAAACCCCGGCAATTCGTCGCAGTTGCTGCCGCTTGACGCGATCCAGTATTCGGTCGCTTCGCCCAAGCAAGTTTTTTTCTGACAATTTTCCAATCAAGAAAACTTTATCTCCAAGGACATTGCCTAACGAACGGCTAAAGTTCCCCGAATCTGGTTCTTGCCTTACGGGTCATAACGACTACTCTTTACGTGGGGACTGCCGAGGAGAGTCGGCGGCGGGGCGGCAATTCTGGCCGCCGTTCTATGTTCGGGCGCAGGGGGCGTCGGAACTCATTTCAACTGCCGAGGCCTGCCGCGGGATGCGGCGCGGCTCTCATCGGGATTATGGAATTAGGTGCTGACATGAGTCTGCGCGTCTTGATTGCCGACGACCACGAGGTCGTCCGTTCCGGTCTGTCGAGTTTGCTCCAAGGTTCGGGTGCCGAAATCGTCGGCCAGGCTGGCACGGGCGATGAGGCCATCCAGCTCACTCGCGAACTGCACCCCGACGTCGTACTGCTCGACATTCGCATGCCCGATACCGACGGGCTGGCAGCGCTCGAAGCGCTCCGCAAGGAGTTTCCGCAACTCCCGGTGGTGATGCTTTCGACCTATGACAACCCGACCTATATGGCCCGCGCGTTGACGCTGGGCGCCAAGGACTACCTGCTCAAAGGTTGCACCCGCGAGCAATTGATCTCGAGCATCGCGGCGGCCGCCTCCGGACGGAGCGGCGCGCATTCCAGCGAGTTGCAGCGCGTGGCCGGCGCCATGGAAACGCCCGAGGTCACCGTCGGCGAAGGGGTGTCGCTCACCCGGCGCGAAACGCAGGTGCTCCGGCACGTCGCCCTGGGCCTGAGCAACAAGGAAATTGGCCGATCGCTGGAAATCAGCATCGAGACGGTCAAAGAGCACGTGCAAAACATCCTGCGCAAGATCAGTGCGACCGACCGTACGCAGGCGGCCGTGTGGGCTGTCCGGCGCGGGCTCGTCTAAGGCCGGCCGTTGGGTGCAGAGCCGTCAGCGTGCCCGAGGGTGGGCGCGTTCGTAGACCTCGCGCAGCACGGCCGTGCTGACGTGGGTATAGATCTGCGTGGTGGCCAGACTCTTGTGACCGAGCAGTTCCTGCACGCTACGGATGTCGGCACCGCGGTCGAGTAGGTGGGTCGCAAAGCTGTGCCGTAGCGTGTGGGGCGAGGTCCGCGTGTCGAGCCCGGTCGCGCGCAGATACTTCTCCAACATCCGGCCCACGCTGCGCGTGGTCAGCCGTCGGCCGAACTTGTTGGTGAACACGGGCGCTTGCACCCCTTGAGGAGCGCGCGGGTGCAGTTGGCGAACGCTCAGCCAGCGCCGCAGCGCGGCGTCGGCATGGGAGCCGATCGGCGAAAGTCGTTCGCGGCGCCCTTTGCCGCGCACGCGCACCACGCCGGCGGCCAGGTCGAGGTCGCCGTCGTTGAGCCCGACGAGTTCACTGACGCGCAACCCGGCCGAGTACAAAGTCTCCAGGATGGCGCGATCGCGGAGGCCGGCGGCGCCGCTCCGCGGTGGCGCCTCGAGCAAGGTGCCGACGTCGGCGGTCGAGAGAAAGTGCGGCAGTTTGCGCTGCCGCCGCGGATTGCGGAGCGGGCGTGCCGGATTCGTGCGGACCCAGCCCTCGCGTTGCCCGTAGCGAAAAAAGCTGCGCAAGGAGGCGAGCCGCCGGGCGATCGTGGCCTTGGCATAGCCGGCCTCGTGGAGCGAGGCGACATAGCCGCGCAGATCGAGCGTGGTCAGATCGCTGGGGCCCGGTGCCGGCCCACGCGATTGTTCGGCCAAATAGCGCTCCAGCGCCGCCAGGTCTTCGCCGTAGCTTTTCTCGGTCAGCGGCGAGGCATTGCGCTCGACGCGCTGATAACGCAAGAACCGCTCGACGCTGCGAGTGAATTCGCCGGGCGGAGTCGCAGAAGGTTCGGCCGTGCGATCGCGTCGCGCAGATCGAGTTTCGGCCGACGGACTCCGGGGCATAGTCGGCTCAGGTCGCTTCGTCGCCTTCGGCCGCCAGCGGCAGTTGGAAGCGGGCGTGACGCTGCGGCTTGGCTTCGGCGGCGTCCTGGCGAATCTTCTGGCTCAGGACGGCGGCGTCGTACCAGGTGAAGCTCAACTCGGGGTTCGAGGCGTAGCGGCCGAGGACCCGCAACGTTTCGGCGCGGCTCGCATCGTCGTACAAGAAGACGTACCGTTCCGCACCCTTGACCAGCGCCAACACGTTGATGTCCTGACTCACCGCCGCCTCCTTCCGGCTTCCCGGTGACTCGGCGGCAGAATTTGCTGCCGATCACCCTACGTCTTATCGGTCGGAAGTACAGCGCCACACCACTCGCGACTCTTCTGCACCGCCGCGAGAGCTCAGCATTTCGGTGATATGCAAGTGACAACAGAAACGAATGAAATCATCCTTTCGTTGCAAGTAGCTCTGCCAACCGCCAAAACGCGCGTCATCGCGAAAGGCCGCATAATTGACCAGTGCGTTGGTGAAATCGCTGTCGTGGCCGTGATAGATGCGCGTGTGCCGGAGCACCGGCTCGTCGCTGGGCTGACATGGCGGAGGACCATGCGCGCCGCCTGCGCCTGCAGCGCAACCAGGCGTCGACACGCCATCGGGTACCGGCTCGAGGTGCGCCATCATCTGGCCTTCGACTTCGCTGGCAGGCCCCGGCATCGCCGGCGCTGGCTTCAGCAGCGGAATCTGCGCGGACTCTGGTTGGTAGGGCGGTGTTTGCTGCGCGAGCTCGGCCCTGGCCTTGGCGTGTTCGGCGTCGAACACAAACGATTTGGGGATCTTGTCCTCTTCGGGACTGCCCCAGGGCAGACCATAGCCGGGTGGAATCGGGTGATAGCACGGGTTGGCGGCGTACCACTCGACCTGCAGCCCGCAGCGCGGCGGGTAGTACTCGGAGAAATCGGTGATGGCTCCGACGACGACACAATCGGCGCCTAGCAATTGGGCCAGGCGCCGCGCATCGGCGGGCGATTCCAGGTGCAGTTGGTGCTGCTGAAGCACTTGTTCAACGACCCCGATGGGGATCACCTCGAAGCCGGGAATCGCCTGCAGCTCGTTGAAGTAGCTGAGCGCGAACATACGGCCGTCGGCGCTGGCCTCGGTGCTGAGATTGAAGAACGGCGCGACGGCCACCTTGGTCAATTGTGGAAATGGGTTGTGAACCACCGGCTGCCGGTAAGGCAGCGGTAGAAACGAACAACCCGCTTGCAGCAGCAAGATGGCGGCCAGCAGCAGACGTTTCATCGCACTCGTTTGGGCTCGATTCGCGGCAGTTCCCCCCTGACGTGAATGCAAGCGCCCACGCGGCGCGCGTGGTCGATCGTCCTTCTTATCGGCACCTTGCGACCAATCGCTGCAATCGAATTTGCCGGAACGCTCGCTACGAACGATGCGGCCCTACAGCAGCGCCGCGAGACTCGACACCCCCAGCGGCTCGCGGCTCGAAAAGGGCTCGCCGTAGTTGGTGCCGATCGTCCAGCCCCAGTAGGCCGCCTGGTCGCGGACGCGATCGAGAAACGTCGGCGGTTCGTCCGGCCGCCCGGCGATGAATTGGCTGTGGTAGCACTCCACCGCGCGACGCTTGCCTTCCCAATGGGCGGTGATGTCGAGCACCAGCGCCGGCTGCAACGCCAGCCTGAGGTGCATGCAGTGGTAGTAGAGCAGCCGCGGCGGATGGTAGGGATCGCCGGCCAGATCGCTCTTACTGAGCTTCGCCCAGAACCGCGCTGCCTCGACGATCTCGGTCGCCGCCAGGTGATCGGGATGGGCATCGACCCAGTACGGCGCGAAGATCCAGCGCGGCCGCGTCTCGCGAAACACCTCGGCCACCTGGCGCCGCGCTTCGAGCGTCGGTTCCAGGCTGCGGTTGACCAGCCCAAGGTTGCGCCGCCAGTCGATGCCCAGCACCGCGGTGGCAGCGGCGGTCTCCCGGGCCCGCAGCTCGAGGCTGCCGTGTGGCGTGGGTTCCCCACTCGTGAGGTCGAGAATTCCGACGGCGAGCCCCTGCGACTTGAACTGCAGAATGGCGCCCGCCATCCCCAGCTCGGCGTCATCCGGGTGGGGGGCGACTACTAGCACATCGAGCACGGCACGATCCACGCGAAAGAGGGCACAACCGGAGCGGGAAAGGTCAGGCGTAGACTACTCTTTTATCCGTGCGCCGGCGCAAATCAATCGACCTGGACCGCACTTAATCGTTTTGGCAAACTCGTGCCGCAAACTCGACCGCATCCTGCGGTCCGGGTCGGCCTTCACGATTCGCCCGGTCGTCCATGTACTCGCTGCTTCGTCGCCCCGCCTTCGCAATCTCCCTTTGCCTGGGCCTGACCCCGGCGCTTGGCGGCTGCGCAATGAACGACGCCGGTTTCGATCCGCTGCGCACACCCAATATGCCCAACATGCGGGACGATGCCCTGCACGATCCGGCGGCGGGCGCGAGCACGAAGGCCCGCGAGATCGAAGGCAATCTCGGCTTTCAATG
This region of Pirellulales bacterium genomic DNA includes:
- the xerC gene encoding tyrosine recombinase XerC, whose amino-acid sequence is MPRSPSAETRSARRDRTAEPSATPPGEFTRSVERFLRYQRVERNASPLTEKSYGEDLAALERYLAEQSRGPAPGPSDLTTLDLRGYVASLHEAGYAKATIARRLASLRSFFRYGQREGWVRTNPARPLRNPRRQRKLPHFLSTADVGTLLEAPPRSGAAGLRDRAILETLYSAGLRVSELVGLNDGDLDLAAGVVRVRGKGRRERLSPIGSHADAALRRWLSVRQLHPRAPQGVQAPVFTNKFGRRLTTRSVGRMLEKYLRATGLDTRTSPHTLRHSFATHLLDRGADIRSVQELLGHKSLATTQIYTHVSTAVLREVYERAHPRAR
- a CDS encoding VOC family protein, with amino-acid sequence MTLRRMDNVLIVVDDLEATKAFFIELGLKLEGETTVEGPLVGRLIGLNDVRATLAMMRTPDGQGIELDKFHTPSAIRFGPVDAPVNTLGIRRIMFAVDDIDAVVARMCARGAELIGEMQYEDTYRLAYIRGPEGIIVALAEQFG
- the bshB1 gene encoding bacillithiol biosynthesis deacetylase BshB1, translating into MDRAVLDVLVVAPHPDDAELGMAGAILQFKSQGLAVGILDLTSGEPTPHGSLELRARETAAATAVLGIDWRRNLGLVNRSLEPTLEARRQVAEVFRETRPRWIFAPYWVDAHPDHLAATEIVEAARFWAKLSKSDLAGDPYHPPRLLYYHCMHLRLALQPALVLDITAHWEGKRRAVECYHSQFIAGRPDEPPTFLDRVRDQAAYWGWTIGTNYGEPFSSREPLGVSSLAALL
- a CDS encoding response regulator transcription factor — translated: MSLRVLIADDHEVVRSGLSSLLQGSGAEIVGQAGTGDEAIQLTRELHPDVVLLDIRMPDTDGLAALEALRKEFPQLPVVMLSTYDNPTYMARALTLGAKDYLLKGCTREQLISSIAAAASGRSGAHSSELQRVAGAMETPEVTVGEGVSLTRRETQVLRHVALGLSNKEIGRSLEISIETVKEHVQNILRKISATDRTQAAVWAVRRGLV